In Paracholeplasma morum, the following are encoded in one genomic region:
- a CDS encoding ABC transporter ATP-binding protein, whose product MDYIEVNNLKKYYGTKRGVESISMSVRKGEIMGFVGPNGAGKTTVIRILLGLLERDSGSAKINGIETHFDQYDVNKAIGYLPSEPTFFNEYYVKDILKFFKHMNHADQNYIDELVTYFELDVTKRVKELSLGNKKKVALVVTLMKRAPLLILDEPTTGLDPLLQKKFLDLLLKEKERGTTILLSSHVLSEVEKVCDRVTLIKEGQILFSEEMKTIKAKMYVKVTLNPMIHLSLPGLEVVNKPNGAFYMYRGDIQSLLVKLSKYPLKDLLIEKPHLEELFMDYYGE is encoded by the coding sequence ATGGATTACATCGAAGTAAACAATTTAAAAAAGTATTATGGAACCAAAAGAGGCGTTGAGTCTATTTCAATGTCTGTAAGAAAAGGTGAAATCATGGGGTTTGTTGGGCCTAATGGCGCCGGTAAAACCACAGTGATTCGTATTCTTTTAGGACTTCTCGAACGAGACTCAGGCTCAGCTAAAATCAATGGTATCGAGACACATTTTGACCAATATGATGTCAACAAGGCCATTGGATACTTACCAAGTGAACCTACCTTTTTCAATGAGTATTATGTCAAAGACATCTTGAAATTCTTCAAACATATGAATCACGCTGATCAAAACTATATTGATGAGCTTGTAACGTACTTTGAACTAGATGTAACCAAACGCGTCAAAGAACTCTCATTAGGGAATAAAAAGAAAGTTGCTTTAGTGGTGACTTTAATGAAAAGAGCCCCTTTACTCATCTTAGATGAACCAACAACTGGACTAGATCCACTTTTACAAAAGAAGTTCTTAGATTTACTCTTAAAGGAAAAAGAAAGAGGCACAACGATTTTACTTTCTTCACATGTTTTGTCGGAAGTAGAAAAAGTGTGTGATCGTGTTACTTTAATTAAAGAAGGACAGATTTTATTCTCTGAAGAAATGAAAACCATCAAAGCAAAAATGTATGTTAAAGTTACGCTTAACCCAATGATTCATTTAAGTTTACCTGGACTAGAAGTGGTCAATAAACCAAATGGTGCCTTTTATATGTACAGAGGGGATATCCAATCACTACTGGTTAAGCTATCTAAGTATCCGCTTAAAGACTTACTGATTGAAAAACCACATCTTGAAGAACTATTTATGGATTACTACGGTGAATAA
- a CDS encoding ABC transporter permease subunit yields the protein MRTLYNMLFKRQLKGNLVWSVSVALMTLVVVVLYPYVKDMYTVMPPEVMAIMEQFGGIPSNALEYYATEGAMMTQLFGSIYAAMLGFTMINLFESEKTAEVLYVQGTPKRTFYISKQLLMVTLIILFSIVQYLFGLLGFAIIKENVNHLDYIYFHLIDTLLLVVFAYLGFGMCLLLKSTSKVMTSIILPLPLYVLTFVSSLTDNDIIKGLKYASPFTFADPVVILKNQTSIDSISLIVYISVIIIISTMFFKLYKTRIHTV from the coding sequence ATGAGAACACTATATAATATGCTTTTTAAAAGACAGTTAAAAGGAAACCTCGTTTGGTCAGTATCTGTCGCCTTAATGACGCTTGTGGTTGTTGTATTATACCCGTATGTCAAAGATATGTATACTGTGATGCCACCAGAAGTCATGGCGATTATGGAACAGTTCGGAGGGATCCCATCCAATGCGCTTGAGTATTATGCAACTGAAGGTGCGATGATGACACAATTATTTGGTAGCATCTATGCTGCAATGCTAGGGTTTACGATGATAAACCTCTTCGAATCAGAAAAAACAGCAGAAGTTCTTTATGTACAAGGCACGCCAAAACGCACATTTTATATTTCTAAACAACTCTTAATGGTGACATTGATTATTTTATTCTCTATTGTCCAGTATCTTTTTGGATTACTTGGTTTCGCGATTATTAAAGAGAACGTTAACCACCTAGATTATATTTATTTTCATTTGATCGACACGCTTTTATTAGTCGTATTTGCCTATTTAGGGTTTGGCATGTGTTTACTTCTAAAGAGTACTTCAAAAGTAATGACTTCAATCATTTTGCCGCTACCCCTTTACGTTTTAACCTTTGTCTCATCTTTAACAGACAATGACATCATCAAAGGTTTAAAATACGCTTCACCATTTACATTCGCTGACCCTGTTGTCATCTTAAAGAACCAAACATCGATTGATTCTATTAGCCTTATAGTCTATATCTCAGTCATAATTATCATTTCTACGATGTTCTTTAAACTCTATAAAACACGAATTCATACCGTGTAA
- a CDS encoding alkaline phosphatase family protein produces the protein MKPNYKKSILNVSNTILAHYGVKHDYPVLKDLSKQLIGKKHIMLMLLDGMGMNILKNIDKKSILRQNVKQILTSVYPPTTVAATTSVLSGVAPYVHGHVGWTQYSRFEATNVTVFTNENADNESLPLKENFREKHLAFETILDKIKQVNPTLITKQLMPSFAVGGYPSFQAQVDALISLNKEESSFSYTYHTEPDSTIHEYGVRNDTVKSLLLSLETEILRLKEILSKDSILIIIADHGLIDVEPVPLYDQKDLLELLKRMPSIEPRSTAFFLKDGVQETFKKRFKKHFGSKFKLYRKQDIYKTGLLGYGEKHPLLDDFIGDYMAITKKRYFFTRTEENCFKAHHAGLSKKEMLVPLIIIKN, from the coding sequence ATGAAACCAAACTATAAAAAATCGATTTTGAATGTTTCTAATACCATCCTAGCTCACTATGGGGTTAAGCATGATTATCCAGTTCTAAAAGACTTATCCAAACAGTTAATTGGAAAGAAACACATTATGCTTATGTTACTAGATGGCATGGGCATGAACATCTTAAAAAATATTGATAAAAAAAGCATACTTAGACAAAATGTTAAACAGATACTAACCTCTGTTTACCCACCAACAACGGTAGCTGCAACCACCTCTGTTTTATCGGGGGTCGCCCCCTACGTTCACGGCCATGTTGGTTGGACACAATATAGCCGTTTTGAAGCGACAAACGTGACGGTTTTCACCAATGAAAATGCGGATAATGAATCCTTACCTCTAAAAGAAAACTTTAGAGAAAAGCATTTAGCCTTTGAAACCATTCTTGATAAAATAAAGCAAGTGAATCCTACGCTCATTACCAAACAGTTAATGCCATCTTTTGCAGTAGGTGGATATCCATCTTTTCAAGCACAAGTAGATGCGTTAATCTCATTAAACAAAGAAGAATCATCATTTAGTTATACTTATCATACTGAACCTGATTCAACCATTCATGAATATGGGGTTAGAAATGATACCGTTAAGTCATTATTATTGTCTTTAGAGACTGAGATTTTAAGACTTAAAGAGATTCTCTCAAAGGATAGTATTCTTATTATCATTGCCGACCACGGATTAATCGATGTTGAACCAGTGCCTCTTTATGATCAAAAAGACTTACTTGAACTTCTAAAAAGAATGCCATCGATTGAACCACGCTCAACGGCTTTCTTTCTTAAAGATGGGGTTCAAGAAACGTTTAAAAAAAGGTTTAAGAAACACTTCGGAAGTAAATTCAAACTATATAGGAAACAAGATATTTACAAAACAGGTTTACTGGGATACGGTGAAAAACATCCGTTATTGGATGATTTCATTGGAGACTATATGGCCATCACAAAAAAGAGATATTTCTTTACCAGAACAGAAGAGAACTGTTTTAAAGCCCATCATGCGGGATTGTCCAAAAAAGAAATGCTTGTACCATTAATCATCATTAAAAATTAG
- a CDS encoding endonuclease I family protein: MPTKKLTKHVKKKVNKARKKHKWINVLLIVIVLAVGIYLYYDSLNQTDQNSYSSEQNSEGFYYYQTTSDGYYQTTQNLIGVSLKEELNDILNDNFTPRSYQDAKTVLLESDLDPNNPNKLLGIYDSTLIDNVWNGNVWNREHVWPNSRLGIPRVSESTKNIGTDLHNLRVIEDRINSVRSNLYYVEGSGSGVKTGEGFYPGDDHKGDVARILFYMVTMYDHLNLSDTNIDEGETYSMSMVTMGKLSLLLEWHKEDPVDEFEKNRNQVIYGAQGNRNPYIDRPEFVHLIWENKTIDELTKPVEDLTTYHQGFRVLSFHNTFIQ, translated from the coding sequence ATGCCAACAAAAAAACTTACTAAACACGTTAAGAAGAAAGTCAATAAAGCAAGAAAAAAACACAAATGGATTAATGTTTTATTAATCGTTATTGTGTTAGCTGTGGGAATTTACTTGTATTATGATTCATTAAACCAAACGGATCAAAATTCGTATAGTAGTGAACAAAACAGTGAAGGGTTTTATTATTATCAAACCACAAGTGATGGGTACTATCAAACCACACAAAACCTAATAGGGGTATCATTAAAAGAAGAACTTAATGACATTCTAAATGATAATTTCACCCCAAGAAGCTATCAAGACGCAAAAACAGTTTTATTAGAATCTGATTTAGATCCAAATAATCCAAATAAGTTATTAGGGATTTATGACAGTACATTAATCGATAACGTTTGGAATGGTAATGTTTGGAACCGCGAACACGTCTGGCCAAATTCACGCTTAGGTATTCCTAGGGTCTCTGAGTCTACCAAGAATATTGGGACTGACTTACATAACTTAAGAGTAATTGAAGACCGTATTAATAGCGTAAGAAGTAACCTATATTATGTTGAAGGTTCTGGTTCTGGAGTCAAAACAGGCGAGGGTTTCTATCCTGGTGATGACCATAAAGGAGATGTTGCACGTATATTATTTTACATGGTAACGATGTATGATCATTTAAACCTTTCAGATACTAACATTGATGAAGGCGAAACCTATTCGATGAGTATGGTTACCATGGGTAAATTATCGCTCTTATTAGAATGGCATAAAGAAGATCCAGTTGATGAGTTTGAGAAGAACCGTAACCAAGTGATATATGGGGCACAGGGCAATAGAAACCCATACATTGATCGTCCTGAATTCGTTCATTTAATCTGGGAAAACAAAACGATTGATGAACTAACAAAACCTGTAGAGGATTTGACTACTTATCACCAAGGATTTAGAGTTTTATCTTTCCATAATACGTTTATACAATAA
- a CDS encoding NUDIX hydrolase, producing MTLFDIYNPKDPFEVQDLIYIKDAIKHYGDLLYERHYMMHFSASAMIFNKDFSKTLMIYHKLYDSWGWTGGHLDGNKDFKAVALKEAKEETGLENFKFLTEEPMSIEVLPVWFHVKKNQAISSHLHLNASYLLIADELDTLSVNEEETNGCKWIPIEEITSFVSEPEMMPIYEKLIKRGRDFEKNHTL from the coding sequence ATGACACTATTTGATATTTATAACCCAAAAGATCCATTTGAAGTACAAGACTTAATCTACATTAAAGATGCAATTAAACATTATGGTGACTTACTTTATGAAAGACACTATATGATGCATTTTTCTGCATCAGCGATGATTTTCAACAAAGACTTTTCTAAGACGTTGATGATCTATCACAAGCTATATGATTCATGGGGATGGACTGGTGGACATCTTGATGGCAACAAGGATTTTAAAGCAGTTGCCTTAAAGGAAGCTAAGGAAGAAACCGGGCTAGAAAACTTTAAGTTTTTAACAGAAGAACCGATGAGCATAGAGGTACTACCTGTATGGTTTCATGTTAAGAAGAACCAAGCCATCTCTTCCCATTTACATTTGAATGCTTCTTACTTATTGATTGCGGATGAACTAGATACATTAAGTGTAAATGAAGAAGAAACCAATGGCTGTAAGTGGATTCCGATTGAAGAAATCACTTCCTTTGTAAGTGAACCTGAAATGATGCCAATCTATGAAAAACTGATAAAAAGGGGGAGAGATTTTGAAAAAAACCATACTCTTTGA
- a CDS encoding HAD family hydrolase — MKKTILFDLDGTLLDTLKDLTIAVNYMLTHYNRPHRTEQEVRSFLGNGAMKLIELSYGEALTKEALKEVYDYYDAYYQAHSMVYTKPYNGILELLSYLSSKGYQMAVISNKQDAAVKALVDLLFPNLFELSVGVKADQIKKPDPRMIELVLKELNATRENTILIGDSEVDIMTGKNANVDVIACLWGFRDMKEIAPLKPEFIVSNPLDIKKIL; from the coding sequence TTGAAAAAAACCATACTCTTTGATTTAGATGGTACCTTATTAGACACATTAAAGGACCTTACCATCGCGGTGAATTACATGTTAACACACTATAATAGACCACATAGAACTGAACAAGAAGTCAGATCTTTTCTTGGAAATGGTGCGATGAAACTAATCGAACTATCTTACGGTGAAGCTTTAACTAAAGAAGCACTTAAAGAAGTCTATGATTATTATGACGCATACTATCAGGCACATAGTATGGTATACACGAAGCCTTATAATGGGATTCTTGAACTTCTTAGTTATTTAAGTTCCAAAGGTTACCAAATGGCAGTTATATCTAATAAGCAGGATGCTGCAGTCAAGGCATTGGTTGATCTTTTGTTTCCTAACCTGTTTGAACTTTCTGTAGGTGTCAAAGCCGATCAGATTAAAAAGCCAGACCCAAGAATGATTGAATTGGTATTAAAAGAACTCAATGCCACAAGGGAAAATACCATATTAATTGGTGATTCAGAAGTAGATATTATGACGGGTAAGAATGCGAATGTGGATGTCATTGCATGTCTGTGGGGATTTAGAGACATGAAAGAAATCGCACCTTTAAAACCTGAGTTTATTGTATCAAACCCACTAGATATTAAAAAAATACTATGA
- a CDS encoding glycoside hydrolase family 13 protein: MNKHALLHKSKSEMAYAYDKNTLHIWLRTQANDFKSVKLLYGDPFRYEPVDDDHIHWVWVQENANDEEMVKRFTDKEYDYYFLSIKPEHLRVKYAFLLDERYLYGVREIYDLKDGDATKKFNLFNYFNYPFLNEADIISIPSWVKDTVWYEIFPERFRRGKNSVNPVTNAWGVPSENVTNHMFFGGDIPGIIESLDYIKDLGITGIYFTPLFESPSAHKYDTTNYFKIDPAFGTNEDFKVLVQESHKRGIKVVLDAVFNHCGYDHPFFQDVVKHGKASKYYNSFFVKDEPMLNFKLNEHGKPIYSRGLIPNYHTFAFTPYMPKWNTEDPLARQHLLEVAEYWIKEYDIDGWRLDVSNEVSHDFWKAFRQTVKKAKKDAFIFGENWDYSMPWLGGDQIDTVMNYELVYLIWQFFGHDPNIPTIEASELVRLSNKLLASYPQQITENMFNLVDSHDTARILDRSLENRDLAFLTYLFMFSFPGTPTIYYGGEIGITGKHDPDNRRCMIWDESKQDLAFKDRIKTLISWRKTHEAFKSSDLRWIHHDDSKRVIVYEKLAGETFVFLINSSNQDQTISIKGLEGINLETNESIKDTFTLSPYGYIILKK, translated from the coding sequence ATGAACAAACATGCCTTACTACACAAGTCTAAATCAGAAATGGCCTATGCCTATGATAAAAATACCTTACATATCTGGTTAAGAACACAAGCAAATGACTTTAAATCAGTGAAACTTCTTTATGGGGATCCCTTCAGATATGAACCCGTTGATGATGATCATATCCACTGGGTTTGGGTCCAAGAAAATGCCAATGATGAAGAAATGGTTAAGCGTTTCACTGATAAAGAATATGACTACTACTTCTTAAGCATCAAGCCAGAACACTTAAGGGTTAAGTATGCTTTCTTACTAGATGAAAGATACCTTTATGGGGTTAGAGAAATCTACGATCTAAAAGATGGTGATGCCACGAAAAAGTTCAATCTTTTTAATTACTTTAACTACCCATTCTTAAATGAAGCAGATATTATTAGTATCCCTAGTTGGGTAAAAGATACCGTGTGGTATGAAATATTCCCTGAACGTTTCAGACGTGGGAAAAACTCTGTTAATCCAGTGACGAACGCTTGGGGCGTTCCAAGTGAAAATGTCACAAACCATATGTTTTTCGGTGGAGACATTCCTGGGATTATTGAATCCCTAGATTACATAAAAGATCTAGGTATCACTGGAATCTATTTCACACCGTTATTCGAAAGTCCAAGTGCCCATAAGTACGATACCACAAACTATTTTAAGATTGATCCTGCCTTCGGAACCAATGAAGACTTTAAAGTACTGGTTCAGGAATCTCACAAACGTGGAATTAAAGTGGTCTTAGATGCAGTATTCAACCACTGTGGTTATGACCATCCATTTTTCCAAGATGTTGTAAAACATGGTAAAGCCTCTAAATACTACAACAGTTTCTTCGTTAAAGATGAACCCATGTTAAACTTCAAATTGAACGAACATGGTAAGCCAATATACTCAAGAGGCCTAATTCCTAATTATCACACCTTCGCATTTACACCATATATGCCTAAGTGGAATACTGAAGACCCACTTGCAAGACAACACTTACTAGAGGTTGCAGAATATTGGATTAAAGAGTACGACATCGATGGTTGGCGATTAGACGTATCTAACGAAGTCTCTCATGACTTTTGGAAAGCATTCAGACAGACGGTAAAAAAGGCTAAAAAAGATGCCTTTATCTTTGGTGAAAACTGGGATTATTCCATGCCGTGGTTAGGTGGAGACCAAATTGATACAGTGATGAACTATGAACTTGTTTATTTAATTTGGCAGTTCTTCGGACATGATCCAAACATCCCAACGATTGAAGCCAGTGAACTAGTAAGACTTTCAAATAAGCTTCTCGCTTCTTACCCACAACAAATCACCGAAAACATGTTTAACTTAGTGGATTCACATGATACGGCAAGAATCCTTGATCGTTCTTTAGAAAACCGTGACTTAGCTTTCTTGACGTATTTGTTTATGTTTAGCTTCCCTGGAACCCCAACCATTTACTATGGAGGAGAAATCGGAATCACAGGCAAACATGACCCTGACAATAGACGTTGCATGATTTGGGATGAGTCTAAACAAGACTTAGCCTTTAAAGACAGAATCAAAACGTTAATCTCATGGCGTAAAACCCATGAAGCATTTAAGTCTTCAGATTTAAGATGGATCCATCACGATGATTCAAAACGTGTGATTGTATATGAAAAGTTAGCTGGTGAAACATTTGTTTTCCTTATCAATTCTAGCAATCAAGATCAAACTATTTCCATAAAGGGATTAGAGGGTATCAACCTAGAGACTAATGAGTCTATCAAAGACACATTCACTCTAAGCCCTTATGGCTATATCATTCTAAAGAAATAA
- a CDS encoding glycoside hydrolase family 13 protein, with protein sequence MSFLERKWWKEAIGYQIYLRSFYDSNGDGIGDINGIIEKLDYLKDLGVDLLWICPFYKSPMDDNGYDVSDFYDISPDYGTMDDAKRLISEAKKRGIRIIADLVMNQTSDEHEWFMESRKSVDNPYRDYYIWQKGKIVDGKEVEPTNWASFFGGSCWQKDEITGEYYMKIFSKKMPDLNWANPNVRKSMFDMAKFWLDLGIDGFRVDAVAHIARSKTFEDSTMESNDKYKPDWRKFSNLPELHDYLKEFNQAVLKDYDVMTVGEVGGGALPMEAIDYAGLNRDELNMVFNFDHNWCNNVWNLRDPNEKVVTNLPHLKDMFEKWQTNLYGKAWNPIYWLNHDQPRVMSQYGNVEKRVLSGSMLATALYFMWGTPFIYQGEEIGMTNYPFKTIEDFNDVSVKNSYHLVCVEGNEDKDRYIGFTAHRSRDNARTPVQWKNAPYGGFSNVVPWFHVNPNYPTINVEDEMKDPNSLWHYYKKVLNLRKHSSYKDTFVYGTYKQVLRDDEEIYGYVRKNKDTILVITNFFDITKTVSVDGFSVEEVLLSNYESEDVNLESLTLRPYESLVLKVKTQ encoded by the coding sequence ATGTCATTTTTGGAACGCAAATGGTGGAAAGAAGCCATTGGGTATCAGATTTACTTAAGAAGTTTTTACGATTCGAATGGCGATGGCATTGGTGATATCAATGGTATCATCGAAAAATTAGATTATTTAAAAGATTTAGGGGTCGATTTGTTATGGATTTGTCCATTTTATAAATCACCTATGGATGATAACGGATATGACGTATCCGATTTTTATGACATTAGTCCAGACTATGGCACAATGGATGATGCGAAAAGATTAATAAGTGAAGCTAAAAAAAGAGGCATTCGCATTATTGCCGATTTGGTTATGAATCAAACCTCTGATGAACACGAGTGGTTTATGGAATCTAGAAAATCTGTAGACAATCCGTATAGAGATTATTATATTTGGCAAAAAGGCAAAATCGTCGATGGGAAGGAAGTAGAACCTACTAACTGGGCTTCATTCTTTGGTGGATCCTGTTGGCAAAAAGACGAAATCACTGGCGAATATTACATGAAGATTTTCTCTAAAAAAATGCCTGATTTAAACTGGGCGAATCCGAATGTGAGAAAAAGCATGTTTGATATGGCTAAGTTCTGGCTTGATTTGGGGATTGACGGATTTAGAGTCGATGCCGTAGCCCATATTGCTAGATCAAAGACATTCGAAGATTCGACCATGGAGTCAAACGACAAATACAAACCAGACTGGCGTAAATTTTCGAACCTACCAGAACTTCATGATTACTTAAAAGAGTTTAATCAAGCTGTACTAAAGGATTACGATGTCATGACCGTTGGGGAAGTTGGTGGTGGTGCATTACCTATGGAAGCTATTGACTATGCTGGTTTAAACCGCGATGAGTTAAACATGGTATTTAACTTCGACCATAACTGGTGTAATAACGTTTGGAATTTAAGAGATCCAAATGAAAAAGTAGTGACCAACTTACCACACTTAAAAGACATGTTTGAAAAATGGCAAACTAACCTTTACGGAAAAGCTTGGAATCCAATATATTGGTTAAACCATGACCAACCACGCGTAATGAGCCAATATGGCAATGTTGAGAAGCGTGTGTTATCCGGTAGCATGCTAGCCACAGCACTTTATTTCATGTGGGGTACCCCATTCATCTATCAAGGTGAAGAAATCGGCATGACCAATTATCCATTTAAAACGATCGAGGATTTCAACGATGTATCTGTAAAAAATAGTTATCATTTAGTTTGTGTGGAAGGTAATGAAGATAAAGATAGATACATTGGATTCACTGCTCATAGAAGTAGAGACAATGCGAGAACTCCAGTTCAATGGAAAAATGCACCATATGGCGGATTTTCTAACGTTGTGCCTTGGTTCCATGTTAACCCAAACTACCCAACGATTAATGTAGAGGATGAAATGAAGGATCCAAACTCATTATGGCATTATTACAAGAAAGTCTTGAACCTTCGTAAACACAGTTCCTATAAAGATACTTTTGTCTACGGGACTTATAAACAAGTCTTAAGAGACGATGAAGAAATTTATGGCTATGTTCGAAAGAACAAAGACACGATTTTAGTTATTACAAACTTCTTTGACATAACAAAGACAGTTTCAGTGGATGGATTTAGTGTAGAAGAAGTATTACTTTCTAACTATGAATCCGAAGACGTTAATCTCGAGTCATTAACGCTTAGACCGTACGAATCACTCGTACTTAAAGTTAAAACGCAATAA
- a CDS encoding IS110 family transposase translates to MKSPCVAVDVSKGKSYYQGFIEIDKPANKATPIQNELEGFKSVYELGQTLKETYSDVVYVFESTGIYHKALETFLMNHDEKCIILNPLEASKIRKTDLRSTKTDARDCKSIAKAYFMKDFRLHDQKDELYEKLHSMNGHYTFLIQQLREMKVHFRNALDIVYPRFDVVYPNPYLDIPMSILKRYAHPYELKNKRFETIVKYIMKDTKHREPKAMDEAKKLKGYIDNVSSGCRSSSFEVTILKTMVNKISDQEVEIELCLDEMRELVSEVPLYHQLMSIPGIGDNLAIRLIGELGNLDRFERSEQLVAYAGIDPRVYQSGQMTGEHLHITKKGNKHLRTLLFLAMSSNVRIGKTNIILNFYNKKRQQTNPLVYKAALIACANKLLRIIFGMYKSGKNFHK, encoded by the coding sequence GTGAAGAGTCCATGTGTAGCAGTGGACGTATCCAAGGGAAAGAGTTATTATCAAGGGTTTATTGAAATAGATAAACCAGCTAACAAAGCGACACCTATTCAAAACGAATTAGAGGGGTTTAAGTCTGTGTATGAATTAGGTCAAACATTGAAGGAAACGTATAGCGATGTCGTCTACGTATTTGAATCAACTGGGATCTATCATAAAGCGTTAGAAACATTTCTTATGAATCATGATGAAAAGTGTATTATTCTAAATCCTTTAGAGGCTTCAAAGATAAGAAAAACAGACTTAAGATCGACTAAGACAGACGCTAGGGACTGTAAGAGTATCGCTAAGGCATACTTCATGAAAGACTTTAGATTGCACGATCAAAAAGATGAACTCTATGAGAAACTTCATAGTATGAATGGACATTACACTTTTCTTATTCAGCAGTTAAGAGAAATGAAGGTCCATTTTAGAAATGCTTTAGACATCGTGTATCCAAGGTTCGATGTAGTTTATCCAAATCCTTATTTGGACATTCCCATGTCAATCTTAAAGCGATATGCTCATCCTTACGAACTAAAGAATAAGCGCTTCGAAACAATTGTGAAGTATATCATGAAAGATACCAAACATAGAGAACCAAAAGCAATGGATGAAGCTAAGAAACTCAAAGGTTATATTGACAATGTGTCTTCAGGTTGTCGTAGTAGTTCCTTTGAAGTAACCATTCTAAAGACTATGGTTAATAAGATCAGTGATCAAGAAGTTGAAATCGAGTTATGTTTGGATGAAATGAGAGAATTAGTGAGTGAAGTACCGCTTTATCATCAATTGATGAGTATTCCAGGCATCGGAGACAATCTCGCAATCAGACTGATAGGAGAATTAGGAAATTTAGACCGGTTTGAACGTAGTGAACAATTAGTCGCCTATGCTGGTATCGATCCTAGAGTGTATCAATCTGGTCAAATGACAGGTGAACATCTACACATTACGAAGAAAGGTAATAAACACCTAAGGACGTTATTATTCTTGGCTATGTCGAGTAATGTGAGAATTGGAAAAACAAACATAATTTTAAATTTTTACAACAAAAAAAGGCAACAAACGAACCCTCTCGTTTATAAAGCTGCCTTAATTGCCTGTGCCAATAAATTACTCAGAATAATCTTTGGCATGTACAAGAGTGGAAAGAACTTCCACAAATAA